The following DNA comes from Rhizophagus irregularis chromosome 18, complete sequence.
AAAAGAACTTGATTAAATTAACAGAGATATATGAAATCGATGGATAATCCAATCGGAGTGAGACTTCTGGGTGtgttttgtaattattgtaatcatactgtataatattttaatgttactgACTTTTTTTTCGAACATCAAAGTAAAGCCTTTGCGTCGTAATGATTGGTCAACTCAAACGTGACGCGCTAACCTCTTTTGACATACAAAATCGTTACTCCTCCAACAAGGGCAAACGAGGCAACGAAAACGATTTATTCTTACTGTTATCTTGCTTCCGGGTCTCGTTTTACAAAGATAATTTCAAACTCATACCGAAAAACTTATCGAGGGTCGAAATGGGCAAGGAAATCTCGACTATGTAATAGAATGTCGTTCAACGTAGGGTCCTTGGTGTGATCGAAGTTAAGAAGTGAGACTTTATGAAGGGATTTGTCCAGGCTTCTGTGCAGATGGAATCAATCTTAACGCGTAAACGCAAAGCTGATGAAATCGATAATGGGCAGGATGTGGATAGGGTGGTTGGGATTGTTACCGATGCGTCCGAATGGTATTTTATGGAATGTTCGCTAGATAATGAGGGGAAGCCATCGTTTAAGCCATCGGAACCAGTGACCGTCGTGTACAAAGATGAGAATTTGCAAGTTAAGGTGGAAAAAGTCCTCGGATTATTGTATGGTTGTTGAAGGAGGCCCAGAAGCCAGTTGAAGCTAGAGCAATCGAGAGTAAAAAAGGTAAAATCATCGAGTAACCTTATAGGAAAAAGGAATTAGAAACAATAGCCTTGGGGTAGTTGtttcaatttttgtaatatatttatttatctttattgtATTTTCCGCATGAGTTTGcgatttaaaaagttacaaataataaagatacaATGTATACATATAACCCGCTTCCTTTagacttttataaataatcgCAACTCtcacaaaaatttatttaattttaattctaaagtTAGTTATAAACTTAACGAAAATTTACAACCAACAGAAGTACAGTATGTATCGATTTTCCGGTTTCTGATACTACTTATAACGCTAATTTAACAGaatctttttcaaatttcatatggacatctatttaatatttcatgaGCTTACAATtgcaattattataatataaagaatataggAGAATCTtgaaaaacaattatttaacaTGGAGTAGAAGCTTCATAAAAATCCCAATCATTTAATGTTCCTTGTATAGTTAGACAAATATCATTGTGGTATGGACCACGCTTTTTATCTTCTTCAAGGCTAAAGGGAACATGCGCAATAACATAAAATGTGGTTGGCGGTGTATAATAAGTataatcatcatcttcatGGCATGTTCGATCCGATTTATCACCAGATAAGTAATTACCATATTCATCTTCCGTCCAAAGTCGACACAATGTACCATATTTCATATAACTATGGATAACAACCTTGTATGCTATAtaccaaataaattaaaattcaaattaattctttttttctttcttttacaGGCAATTACTTCTTAATATACGTCCAAGAATTTTACCTTCAGTAACCGAAACAATATTCATTATGAtacaaataatgatgaaaaaggGAAACGAGATAAGACATTTCATACCGGCTAATTTtgtgaaaatgataaagtttcGTTGagaaatgtaaaataatgtGTTATTTTCTTTGCAAGTGAAAAATTTgtggattttattttatgcacAAGACCTTACAAACAATTGGCAAATTTCGAATGGCTTCATTTTGGTAAATGATTTTCAACGCATTAAACAGATCCGGTGATCGTACAATGAACGAATAAATGACTATTCCATTCCCGTAAAATCCCGATCACAAATTCCTTTAATTACATGCGAAAATTATTATGCTTAACGTAAAATGACTCTGTATCAGGCAAACTTTCTAATAGTAGGATGGACAGAatgaatcaattaaaaataggccctgtaaaaaaactcgatccgttttttatattccgtctttttttccgtaaaaggctcatatttccggaattaataacggaatttatcgaattatttcattttccgtgaatggatccgtaaaaggctcatttttacggagtttttacagaaataacggataaaaatttttatagggaggAAAATACTCAGtatatcaataattataaaaagtcattattttcaaaatttttgtattaataatattttcgttAACTTATTCCCTCTAGTAAATCATGAAACTCTCTAAAAATCTTTCAATGATATATTTAGTAGCTTTGCTATTCAATTTCTTTCTTATGGTTACTTCTCGTCCAACTGGCGGGCTGTGCGCAATAGTATGaatcatttcattattaacAGAGATTGATTTCATAAATTCGATtgaattactaattattttgcTTTCAACGCATTCAGGAAAACTCTTTGGATTGCCATGAACCGGTAacagattatttttaaatcttgtaatttaatttcaacGTATTACTTATCactaatagtatttaatatatttttttgcaaatttagtGGTGTGATCCGgtaatatactttattttttttttatctatgaTATGGTAtgtcaatattaatatacatcttatcttttttttcacagGGTGAAACTCATTGTGGAGACAAATGCTGTAGCGGggtaatatatatttcttttcttttttatgttGTTACTTATCAATATCTTCAtcaatattaacaaaattttccgTTTTAGAAATGTTGTGGTAACAAATGCTATGATAATGTAATAGGCTT
Coding sequences within:
- a CDS encoding Coronin-like protein crn1, which produces MKGFVQASVQMESILTRKRKADEIDNGQDVDRVVGIVTDASEWYFMECSLDNEGKPSFKPSEPVTVVYKDENLQVKVEKVLGLLYGC